CGGGAATCCGGCACGCCGTGCTCGGTCTGCGGCGAGCTCGGCGGCAATCCCGTCGCCGCGCCGCTGCTGATCGGAATGGGGATCGACGAGCTGTCGATGGCGCCGTTCTCGACGCTGGCCCTGCGCCAGGTGGTGCGCCGGACCGACGCCGCGGCGATGGCGGAGTGCGCGCGCGGGATCGCGCAGGACGCGCGCGCGAGCGACGTGCGCGAGCGGCTGGCCCGCAGCTACGAGTCACTCGGTCTGTTCGCAGACCCCGATCTCGGCGCTCTGATGCGGCACCTGCTCGGCGCGCGCGTTGACAGGCGAGACGGCCCCCGATAGCGTGGCCCGACGATGGCATCCCGGATCGACTCCGACCGGCGCGCCCACCAGAAGCTGTCGGAGCACCTCTCGCGCCACGGTCTGAAGCAGACGCGCCAGCGCGAGGCGATCCTCGACGCCTTCCTCGCCGTGAAGGGTCACGTCACGAGCGAAGAGCTGTACGACGCGGTGCGCACGCACAACCCCGCCGTCGGTGCCGCGACGGTCTACCGCGCGATCAAGCTCTTCTGCGAGGCCGGGCTGGCGCGCGCCCACCACTTCCGCGACGGCGTCACGCTCTACGAGCGCGAGGGGCATCACCACGACCACCTGATCTGTCAGGGCTGCGGGGCGATCGTCGAGTTCGAGCGAGAGGCGATCGAGGAGGAGCAGGTGAAGGTGGCCGCGCAACACGGCTACCTGCTGAAGCAGCACCGCCACATCCTCTACGGCATCTGCCCGAGGTGCCAGAAGAAGGGCTAGACGCGCGGCGCGTCCGGCAGCTCGTTCACGTCGCCGGACCGGATCGGGAAGCGCTCGGAGAGGATCTCCCCGCACAGTCGGATCGCGTCTTCGATGCCGGCCTCGGCGCGGTTCTCGCGGATTCCGGCGACGACGCGCTCGACCACGGCGTCCCAGGTGCCGGCTTCGACGCGCGAGTGGATTCCCCGGTCGGCGAGCACGATTACGCGGTGCTCGAGAAGCGAGACGTAGATCAGGATCCCGGTGCGCTCTCGCGTCTCGACCAGGCCGGCTTGGTGGAAGGCGAGCGCCGCCGCGCGCGCGACGCGCGCCTCGACGACGTCGGCGGGAAGCAGCCGACGCAGCAGCTCGCGCCGGCCGAACAGCCACGCGCAGGCGACGAAGACGCCAAGCTGCAGCGGCACCAGCCAGCGGCTCAGCTCCGGCGCGAGCAGCAGCGCGGCCGCCCCCGACGCGAACGCGAGCAACGCGGCGGCGCCGAAGCGCAGCTCCGCGTAGGCATCGCTTCGCTCGACGATCACGGGCACGATCTCGCCCGAGGTCGCGCGCTCGGCGGCGTGCACGGCCGCCTCGATCGCCGCAGCGCCGCGCTCGTCGAGAAGGTCGCTCGCGCGCATCACCATCTCCCGGAAGCGCCGCCGCCGCCGAAGCCGCCACCGCCGCCGCCGAATCCTCCGCCACCGCCGCCGAACCCACCGCCGCGTCCGAAGCCGCCGCCCAGCGGCGGGAATCCGCCGGATCGCCCCCCGCGCCGCATTCCCGGTCCGCCGAACGGCGGCGTGAAGAACAGACCGCGCGCGAGAAGCATCAGCACGACGAACGCGATCCAGAGCAGCACGACCCAGCGGGGCGCTTCCCGCTGCGACTCGCGCGCGGGCAGCGGCAGCACCTCGCCCGAGATCACCTCGAGGATCGCGCGCGTTCCGGCGCTCACGCCGCGGTCCATCCGGCCGGCGCGGAACTCGGGAAGGATGCTCTCAGCGACGATGCGCGAGGCGATCGCATCGGGAAGCACGCCCTCGAGCCCGTAGCCGACCTCGATGCGCACGCGCCGCTCGTTCGGCGCGACGGTCAGGATCACGCCGTTGTCGAGGTTCCTCTGGCCGACCTTCCAGGCCTCCGCGGTGCGCATCGAGTAGTCCTCGATCTCGAGCCCCTCGAGCGACGGGGTGACGTGCACCACCACCTGGTGGCCGGTCGTCCGCTCGAACTCGACGAGCGTCCGCTCGAGCGCTCCCGCGGTCGGCGCGGGAAGCAGGCCAGCGCGGTCGAGCACGTGCGCGCGCAGCTCGGGCACCTCGAAGCCGCTCGCGGCGCCAGCGAACGCGAGGCCGAAGAACGCGAGCCCGAGCAGCGCAGCGCTCGCGAAGCGCGAGCTCAGAACTTCACCTCGGGCGGTTTCTCCGCGCCGCCGGTCGCCTCGAAGGTCGGCCGCGGCTCGGCGCCGAGCAGGAAGCGCGCGGTCAGGTTCGTCGGGAAGAAGCGCACGAGCTTGTTGTACTCGGCCACCGTCTCGACGTAGCGCTTGCGCGCGACCGTGATGCGGTTCTCCGTGCCCTCGAGCTGCGCCTGCAGGTCGCGGAAGCCCGCGGTCGCAGTCAGCTCGGGGTAGCGCTCCGACACGACGAGAAGTCGCGAGAGGGCGCTCGAGAGCGATCCCTGCGCGGCCTGCAGCTTCGCGAACGCCTCCGGATCGTCGAGAACGGTCGCGTCCATCTTCACGCTGGTCGCGCTCGCGCGCGCCTGGATCACCGCCTCGAGCGTCTCCTTCTCGAAGTTCGCCGCGCCCTTCACGGTGCTGACCAGGTTCGGGATCAGATCCATCCGCCGCTGGTACTGGTTCTGCACCTCGGCCCAGGCGGCCTTCACGTCCTCGTCGGCGCCCTGGATCGAGTTGTAGCCGCAGCCCGAGACCGCGAGCGCCAGCGCGACGAGCGCGCAAGCCATCGAACGCTTTGGGTGTTTCATGCGGCCAGGGTAGCTTGCTACGCTGGGGCCCGCGATCGGATGGAGGAACGCATGGCCAGGCGAATCGACTGGTACTACCAGCGCAAGAGTTGAACGAGCTGTGTGCGGGCGTCCAAGTTCCTGGACGCGAACAAGCTCGTACCGGTCGAGACGGTCTCCGCGAGCAAGAAGCTCGGCAAGGCGGATGCCGCGCGGCTGGCGAAGGCGGCGAAGCAGGTGATCGTCGCGAAGGGGAAGCAGGTCACGCGCTTCACCCCGGGCGGCAAGGCGTCCGAGGAGATCGTCGCGGCGCTTCTGGGTCCGACCGGAAACCTGCGCGCTCCCACGCTCGTCGTCGGCGACAAGCTCCTGGTCGGCTGGAACGAAGAGGCCTACACCGCCGAGCTGCTTTGAGCGAGCCGTGCCGGTTTCGCGTCTAGAGCTTCGCGAGCATCTCGTCGCGGAGCTGCTTCCACTCTGGGAACGGCACGGCCTGGATCGCGTTCGCGGCGGCTTCTGGAACCGGATCGGCCCCGATCTACAGCCGCTTCCCGACGGGCACAAGCGGCTGCTGGTCCACGCGCGCCAGATCTTCTCGTTCACGCTCGGCGTGGAGCTCGGGGCGGGCGATCGGATTCGGGCAGCGGTCGAGCACGGGCTCGAGTTCATGCGCGCGCGCTTCTGGGACGCGCGCAACGGCGGCTGGTACCGGACCACCGACGACGAGGGCACGCCCCTCGACCGGCGCAAGGACCTCTACGACCACGCGTTCGCGATCTTCGCGCTGGCGCACCACCACCGCGTCTTCGGCGCGCCCGAATCGCTGCGACTGGCGCACGCGACGCTCTCGCTCGTGCGCGAGCACCTGCGCGATGCGGCTTGCGGCGGGTTCTTCGAGGGCGCGAGCGAGGACTGGAGGCCGATCCACGGCCCGCGGCGGCAGAACCCGCACATGCACCTGTTTGAGGCGCTCCTCGCTCTGCTCGAGGTCGCGCCCGGCGACGTCGCGAAGCGCGAGGCGCGCGCGCTGGTCGGGCTGCTCCGCTCACGCTGGCTCGATCCGGACAGCGACGCGCTCGGCGAGCACTTCGATCCCGGCTGGAAGCCGCTCGACGGCGACTCCGGTCGCGTGGTCGACGGGGGCCACCACTTCGAGTGGACCTGGCTGCTCGATCGCTTCGCCGCGCTCGAGTCCGACGACGCGATCCGCTCGCTCGCCACGCGGCTGCTCGGGTTCGCGCGGCGCTTCGGCGTCGATGCCGATGGCGGCGTCTTCGACCAGGTCGACCGCGGCGGAAGGCCGCTCGAGACCGGCAAGCGCCTCTGGCCGCAGACCGAGCGCGTGAAGGCGCTGGCGGCCCGCGTTCGCGCGAGCGGCGACGCAGATCTGCGTCGGGAGCTCGAAGCAGGGCTCGCGTACTGTTTCGCGCGCCACGTCGATCCGGCCACGCGCGGCTGGCACGAGCAGCTCGACCGCGAAGGTCGGGTGCTCTCGGCGGCGCAGAACGCGACCAGCGTCTACCACATCGCGCTCGCCCTGGACGAGGCGGGCCGGGCGCTCTAGAGGACAGGCCGGCCCGCCGGCAGGTCTTCCGGTTGAACGATCGGGTTCCCGCTGCCAGACTGCCGCCCAGCGAGGGGCGGACGGAGTGCACCAGAAGGCCCGGGGCTACCTGATCGCGATCGCGCTTTCCGCCCTGGCCGCGGCGATTCGCGCCGTGGCGGACGAGCCGATCGGCGACGTCGGCCTCTTCTTCAATTTCTACGTCGCCACGGCCGCGGCCGCCGTGATCGGCGGCCTCGGACCGGGGCTGCTCGCGACGTTCGCGACCGGACTCGCGGCGTCGCTGCTGTTCCTGCCGCCGTTCGGGTCGCTCTGGATCGAGCGCGCCGATCACCGCGCGCTGATCACGGCCTTCTTCGCGATCGGCGTGGTCACGAGCCTGCTCGCCGGTCGGGCGCAGCGCGCCCGCATCCGGCTGGCCGCGAGCCTGGAGGCCGAACGCCAGGTATCCGCGCGGATGCAGGCGGTGGTCGAAGCGGAGGGCGACGCGATCGCGATCGTCGACAGCGACGGCTCGATCGAGTTCGTGAACCCGGCGCTCGAGCAGACCTTCGGCTACCGGCGCGACGAGCTGCTCGGCCAGCACTTGAAGCTGCTCATGCCCGAGCCGTACCGGAGCGAGGCGGACGACTACCTCGACGCCTACCGAGCGACGCGACAGCGCCGGCTGATCGGCGTTGGCCGCGAGGTGGCGGGCCGGCGCAAGGACGGCGCGACGTTTCCGATCCACCTGTCCGTGAGCGAGGTCGAGGTCGGCGGGCGGCGGCTCTTCGCCGGCAGCATGCGCGACCTCTCCGCGAGCAAGGCGCTCGAGGCGCAGCTGCTGCAGGCGCAGAAGATGGAGGCGGTCGGGACGCTCGCGGGCGGCGTCGCGCACGACTTCAACAACCTGCTCACGTCGATCCTCGGCTCGGTCGAGCTCGCGCTCGCGCATCCCGAGAGCCGCTCGCTGCTCACGCGCTCGCTCGAGCGCATCAAGCTCGCGGGCAATCGCGGCGAGGCGCTCACGAAGCAGCTGCTCGCGTTCAGCCGCAAGCAGGTCACGCGGCCCGAGCTGCTCGACCTGAACGCCGCCCTGCGACAGGTGCGCGAGCTCTTCGAGCGGATGCTCGGCGAGGACGTCGACGTGAAGCTCGACCTGCACGAAGGCGCCGGGACGGTGCGAATCGATCCGGCTCAGCTCGATCAGGTGGTGATCAATCTGGTGGTGAACGCTCGCGACGCGATGCCCTCGGGCGGCGTCCTGCGGCTCGCGACCGGGCGCGCGAACCTCGACGCCGCGCGCGCTTCGCGCCTGGGGCTCGCGCCCGGCGAGTACGCGACGCTCTCGATCCAGGACGCGGGGGAGGGAATTCCGGCAGAGGTCCGCGCTCGGATCTTCGAGCCCTTCTTCACCACGAAGGAGCCAGGACGCGGCACCGGGCTCGGGCTCTCGACGGTGCTCGGGATCGTGCAGCGCCACGGCGGCGCGATCGACGTGCACTCCGAGCCCGGCCTCGGCACGACCTTCGAGATCTTCCTGCCGCTCGTCGCCGAGCCCGCGCCGCTGGCGGCGAAGTCCGAGACGCGGATCGAGGCGCCGAGCTGCGAGTCCAGCTCGATCCTCGTCGTCGAGGACGACCCGATGATGTGCGACCTGCTGCGCGAGGTGCTCGAGCGAGCGGGCCATCGCGTGCTCGGGGCCGAGAGCCCCGCGGTGGCGCTGGAGCTGGCGTCGAGCCAGCCGGTCGACCTGCTGATCAGCGACGTGATCATGCCCGGAATGACCGGCTTCGACCTCGCGGCGAAGCTGCGCACGTCGGGCGGAAGGCCGCGCGTCATCTTCATGTCGGGCTACACCGACCAGATCCTCGCGGACCGCGGGGAGCTGGGCCCCGACGACGCCTTCATGCGCAAGCCGTTCCGGATGGACGAGCTCGTGTCGAAGGTTCGAGCGCTGCTCAGCCGGAGCGAGACGGGCGAGCGCCAAGCGCGGCGCTGAACGCGGCGACGAGAGACCCCGCCGCGAAGGGCTTCTCGATCAGGCGCACGTCGGACGGCGGCTCCGAGTCCCCCGGCCAATCGCCCGTGAGCACGACGGCCGGCGCCGGCTGCCGACGCTCGATCGCCTCGAGCAGTCGCAGCCCGCCCGACCGCCAGAGCTCCGTCTCGACGACCAACGCGTCGAAGGCCGCGCTCGCCAGAACCCGGATCAGGTCATCGGCGCTGGACGCCTGACGCACCTGCGCGCCCTCGGCTTCGAGGATCTCGGCGACGACGTCGCGAACGTCCCGGTCGGTCTCCGCCACGACCACGAGGATCATCGCGAGCTCTGATTTCGAGCCCGCCGCACGGACCGTCTGTCCGCTTCGAGCACAGGTGATGTGGCGCGCATAGCCATCTCTACGCCTGCAAGGCAGCCTGAGAAGGGACTCGTGCAGGATCCGGGCCGACGAGCGCGAGGTCGGCCGGCGAAGCGGTCGCTCGGCAGCTAGGCTGGCCTGCGTCTGCCTGGGGAGCGGAAATGAAGCTTGCCGAGATCGTCTATCGCTACGACGCTGCGGGCGCGCTCGGCCGGGCGCGTCCAACGAGTGCGACCGAAGCCCGCGAGCGCCTCGAGGCCGGAAGCCGCGCGATGGCCGATCTGATCGAGAGCCTGGCCGAGGGCGACGGCACGGCGCGCCGCATCATCCCCGTCGACCCGCGCGATCTCGGCATCGCGGCGGGCGCCGATGCTGCGCCGCCGCAACGGCCCTATGCCGCGGTGCTCGGCTGCTCCGATGCGCGCGTGCCGATCGAGCTGATCTTCAACGAGGGCCCGAACGACCTGTTCGTCGTGCGCGTCGCCGGCAACGGACTCGGCGGCGAGGTGCTCGGCAGCTTGACGTACGCGGTCGACCATCTGGGCGCCAGCTTGAAGCTGCTCGTCGTGCTCGGGCACAGCGGCTGCGGGGCGGTGTCGACGGCGGTCGACATCTTCCTCGATCCCTCCGCGCACCTCGAGCTGGCCGGCGAGCACGCGCTGCGCAGCCTGCTCGATCGGCTTCTGGTCGTCGTCCACGCGTCTTCGCGACGGCTGGCCGCCGAGCACGGCCCCGAGGTTTCACGCCGCAGCGGCTATCGCAAGGCGCTGATCGAGTCGGCGATCGTTCTGAACGCGGCGCTCACCGCGCACTCGATCCAGAAGGAGATCGCAGGCCACGCCGACCCGGCGTCGCTGCGTACGGCGTACGGCGTGTACCTGCTCGACGACCGCCAGCTCTGGGCACCGCGCGGCGGAAGCGCGCAGTGCGATGGCCTCGCCTACCCGCCGGTCGATCCGGCGGGCTTCGCAGCTTTCGCGGCGAGCGTGCTCCGCTCGGAGCGGATCACCGCTCTGCTCGGCGCATCGACGCCGTGAGGCCGAAGACGCCCTAGCCGCGCAGCGCGAACTCGCGGACCAGCGCGGCGAACGCTTCGGGCTGCTCGAGCTCCGCGAGATGCCCCGCAGCGGGAAGCACGGCGAGCTTCGCGCCGGGAATGCGCGTCTGCCAGGCCGGGCCGTGCGCCGCGGGAACGACCGCATCCTTCTCGCTCGTCACCACCAGCGTCGCGGCGCGAATCCGCGGCAGGCGAGAGGCCACGCCCGTGTCCGGGATCGGCCAGAGGAACTTCGCGCTCGCGCGAAGTGCGAGCATCTCGGCGATCAGCCCCTCGACGGGGCTCGGGTGCCCGGCCAGCAGCATCGTCTCGCGCAGCTTCGGATCCGCGAAGAGCACGCGCGTCATTTCGAGCGGGTGCTGTGCGAATGGATCGGCGCCCTGCGCGTCCTCCAGCCAGATTCCGAGCGGGTTTACGAGCACGAGCCTGCGCACGCGCGCGGGCAGGATCGCGGCGAGCTCCGCCGCCATCCACGCGCCGATGCTGATCCCGACCACGCTTGCGCTCTCGATCCCGAGCGTCTCGAGCAGGTCGCCGTGGTGCAGCGTGAGGTCGAGAGGGCCGCGGTCGATCGCCTCGAGGTCGTCCTTCGACGGGCCCCAGCCCGGCGCGAACGGCGCGATCACGTCGAAGGATTCGGCGAGCCGCTCGAGCGCGGGCTCGAATCCCGCGAGCCCCGCCACGTGGTGCAGATAGAGCAGCGGCTGGCCCTTCCCCGCGCGGTAGTAGTGGACCGTGCGGCCCGACGCTGGAATGCGTAGCGTTCGGAGATCCATGATCAGCGCCCTCCCGCGGCCGCGCCGCTCGCGATCGGTCTCGGCACCGCGCGCGCCTTCTCGGCGATCGGCTTGGGCGACCACTGGTCCTCGTACT
This region of Deltaproteobacteria bacterium genomic DNA includes:
- a CDS encoding transcriptional repressor; this encodes MASRIDSDRRAHQKLSEHLSRHGLKQTRQREAILDAFLAVKGHVTSEELYDAVRTHNPAVGAATVYRAIKLFCEAGLARAHHFRDGVTLYEREGHHHDHLICQGCGAIVEFEREAIEEEQVKVAAQHGYLLKQHRHILYGICPRCQKKG
- a CDS encoding TPM domain-containing protein, which produces MLDRAGLLPAPTAGALERTLVEFERTTGHQVVVHVTPSLEGLEIEDYSMRTAEAWKVGQRNLDNGVILTVAPNERRVRIEVGYGLEGVLPDAIASRIVAESILPEFRAGRMDRGVSAGTRAILEVISGEVLPLPARESQREAPRWVVLLWIAFVVLMLLARGLFFTPPFGGPGMRRGGRSGGFPPLGGGFGRGGGFGGGGGGFGGGGGGFGGGGASGRW
- a CDS encoding LemA family protein, with the translated sequence MACALVALALAVSGCGYNSIQGADEDVKAAWAEVQNQYQRRMDLIPNLVSTVKGAANFEKETLEAVIQARASATSVKMDATVLDDPEAFAKLQAAQGSLSSALSRLLVVSERYPELTATAGFRDLQAQLEGTENRITVARKRYVETVAEYNKLVRFFPTNLTARFLLGAEPRPTFEATGGAEKPPEVKF
- a CDS encoding PAS domain S-box protein yields the protein MHQKARGYLIAIALSALAAAIRAVADEPIGDVGLFFNFYVATAAAAVIGGLGPGLLATFATGLAASLLFLPPFGSLWIERADHRALITAFFAIGVVTSLLAGRAQRARIRLAASLEAERQVSARMQAVVEAEGDAIAIVDSDGSIEFVNPALEQTFGYRRDELLGQHLKLLMPEPYRSEADDYLDAYRATRQRRLIGVGREVAGRRKDGATFPIHLSVSEVEVGGRRLFAGSMRDLSASKALEAQLLQAQKMEAVGTLAGGVAHDFNNLLTSILGSVELALAHPESRSLLTRSLERIKLAGNRGEALTKQLLAFSRKQVTRPELLDLNAALRQVRELFERMLGEDVDVKLDLHEGAGTVRIDPAQLDQVVINLVVNARDAMPSGGVLRLATGRANLDAARASRLGLAPGEYATLSIQDAGEGIPAEVRARIFEPFFTTKEPGRGTGLGLSTVLGIVQRHGGAIDVHSEPGLGTTFEIFLPLVAEPAPLAAKSETRIEAPSCESSSILVVEDDPMMCDLLREVLERAGHRVLGAESPAVALELASSQPVDLLISDVIMPGMTGFDLAAKLRTSGGRPRVIFMSGYTDQILADRGELGPDDAFMRKPFRMDELVSKVRALLSRSETGERQARR
- a CDS encoding response regulator codes for the protein MILVVVAETDRDVRDVVAEILEAEGAQVRQASSADDLIRVLASAAFDALVVETELWRSGGLRLLEAIERRQPAPAVVLTGDWPGDSEPPSDVRLIEKPFAAGSLVAAFSAALGARPSRSG
- a CDS encoding alpha/beta hydrolase, with the translated sequence MDLRTLRIPASGRTVHYYRAGKGQPLLYLHHVAGLAGFEPALERLAESFDVIAPFAPGWGPSKDDLEAIDRGPLDLTLHHGDLLETLGIESASVVGISIGAWMAAELAAILPARVRRLVLVNPLGIWLEDAQGADPFAQHPLEMTRVLFADPKLRETMLLAGHPSPVEGLIAEMLALRASAKFLWPIPDTGVASRLPRIRAATLVVTSEKDAVVPAAHGPAWQTRIPGAKLAVLPAAGHLAELEQPEAFAALVREFALRG